attattttatctgtttcgTGACGTCACTTAAAaagagcgtttgacaaaaatattagttaacaattagtttgacgtttagtacatgaAGTGTGTTAGTGAGATCACAAAAtgaacgacagcgtttttgacgttcggaaaatttaaaaaaaaaaacgtgatattttaaataagttttgtaCGCAATCACtaacttaattaatatcaataaatttcGGTCCCGTATTGGATGTacctactatacgaaattaatatagtctataataaatttgatatgGGTCAACTAcccttggcaagttcgttgatgacactcccatgatatgcgggcgacgggggggagaAGGAAtgcgtgggtgtgaagtcgtgcgcgtggGGCGGAGGTAAGGACTGCGTGGGTATGAAACCGTGCACGTGGGGCGTCGCTACCTCCCTCCCGACCCCTCacggatcatcgggagtgttgcgaacgaatttgccaagctataatgtcAACCGTAGTTACCAATGTTAGGAGCATAAATTGAACCTTCATAAATTGGGGAAAGTCTGGTAATcgcaggctcttagtccatTACTTTAGTCTACactaatgatattaaattatattgcaAATTAACCGTCTTATCATAGACATTCCGTAATTCCGCTTCTCATTTTCAGCGTCTCGCATTACACATATGGATCGTGTTTGTTTTTCTGCTTATGAtgctacattattattatactactagcggacgcccgcaacttcgtgaggtcttcacaaatcccgtgggaaccttgaatttttccggaatgaaaagtagcctacgtgctcgtgttgttctcccttaggtagggagaacaacacgagcagagaaagggagtgttgatcgatcgtcaaggaattccttgaccctacatccagtagtcacaagtcctggactttgcttggtgcttttctctctaccacgcgatggacccggcacctgcacggtgaatccatggaatgctaagatattcgtctcataatctttataatagtagtgtgATAGTATGATataagtgtgatgtgataattTGAttaggagccgctggatgctgacggctcgagatcgttgtgcttggaggtccatgcaagaggcctatctccagcagtggacgtctatcggctgataaggataGTTTGAATAACCTAAGaagctaagcctaattgaaataaataagtattgacTTTGTACTTACTGAAGCTAAAGCCTAATGTGATAGACTCACCCTTAcggtaatatttataaacatggatatAAATTTAACCATCAGTTTACTTCAAAGTAAAAAGGATCTTATCACTACTAATTAAAGTTCACTTTAGTCTGAAATAAATTGATGCTTGAATTCAAAACATGCTTATAAGTATAGTTTCCagacacaaaatatttattcatcattaaagTCAATGCTCAATCTATGgcaaaatatattcttttaaaaattaaactataaaacattacagagaggtaaagtttgtggtgttgtccTACAACgccacaaactttagctctttttggatatactgaaccgattttgaaaattcttttaccactagaaagccacgttatctgtgagtgttaTAGcgtatattttatcataatattctttaagggaaatacgcgggtgaaactgcgtcgAGTAggctagttatatataaatatttatggcgatgtttttttttgttttttggaaCTATGGACAATATTGAGGCGAACCATGATAGTGGTGTGTCTTTATTTCAAACCATCTTCTACACTCGCGTGCCTCTAATCactagaaagaagaaagaaagaaagacctctaaaggcgaaagttagtgtgtaattttgtgtgtgtaaaaGTGTATGTTTgctcctcctttacgctgcggctactgaagcgatttggaaagATCACTTTCATcccgaatttaattttttaatccaaggttcccgcgggatctGTACAAAAATGAGTTCGACacgaacgaagtcacgggcgtccgctagcaactaataataatgttacgGAGAATCCTATTGCTAGAGCCATAGGGTTCATAATCGCTCGCCCTTGTCAGGTTATTTACCATTAATTTGAGATAAGAAGTTTTATTGCTGAGATGTTGCCATCTCAGGCCCTCGCTGTATACGTACCTATTTCCGAATgttttcttcatcatcatatcagtccactgcagaacatagccTAGGGACTTCTAAGCATTACgattctgagccacctgcatccagcgaatccctgcaactcgcttgatgtcgtcaatccacctggtgaggggtcgaccaacactgcgctttttggtGAGGGGCCggcagcaccttgggacccttgGGGAATGTTTACTTACTCGACAAGCATTTTCCATGGAAAATTCCAATCCAGAGTTAACGATAAGCTCCTCATCAGCTCCGGACATGAAACTTTGGAAAGACGGCGTTGGGGTTATTTTAGCATCTATGTTCGCTTTCTTCAATGACTGTTCCACCGAATCTGttaaaaatcacataaatattatgaaggcaaaatttgtttgtgtgtgtgtgcgcgcatgcctgtgtgtgtgtgtaagtatgtttgtcttcctttacgctgcgaATTTCGAGccgatttggttaaaatttggaacggaaattgatattatactctggattaacacatagactactttctaCCCCGGAAAAACTcacggttcccgtgggatttgtgataagcagactttcacgcgaacggagtcgcagACGTCTGCTAGTCAAATATATTGACTAGTAGCGGATGCAATGCAAGGCAAGCCTACCTTGCATTGAAAGAGCGTGATGGATCTAAGCTTCATATGCCCTTCATAGGCCCTGTAGTCGGCCTTTAAAATAGGTAAGAATAGCTAGAGAAGATAacaaatagttaataataaattgtgtacTCGTACCTAGTAAAGCTGTGTTAGAATCCCTCCAGAACTTAATGCTAAGTTTTCCGAAACTGACGTGGTTCAAATTCTTAAGGAACTCAAAGTATGAGACGCAGACTCCTCCGGCGTTAGCCAGGAGGTCGGGTAGGACCAgtacttttttttctcttaaaatGACATCCGCTGCTGGTGTAGTTGGCCCGTTTGCGCCTTCCGCTATAATCTAGTGGAAAATAagcattttcataataaaaataagcatttacaatagatatatataattaaaattcaattagcATCTGCCTGTGATTTTAAATTAAGCAATCGCTTACAGTGCAAGTCTGCAATGAAAACTGCAATAATGTGAGTTTTATTACTACGCAACAAGTAGCAATGtgtgcacacacacacacaaaaataaaccaaaataaatttcatatttaactagaagtaataatcaaaaaaaaagacaatgaaTGGGGCACGTCTTTGTGAATAGGTACTATAACATACGTGATAggctgatagcccagtggatatgacctctgcctccgattccgaaaggtggtgggtttgaatccgttccggggcatgcacctctaacttttcagttgtgtgcattttaagaaaataaatatcacgtgtctcaaacggtgaaggaaaacatcgcgaggaaacctgcataccagagaattttcttagttctctgcgttgtgaagtctgccaatccgcattgggccagcgtggtggaatattggcctaacccctctcattctgagaggagactcgagctcggcagtgatccgaatatgggttgataaagaacgATAGGCCAAAGTACCTTGCAGTTAAGCTTGCCAGCGTTCTCCTGGGTTATCATTTTCTCCATAGCAGCCGCCACAAGTATGTCGCACTCCTCATACAATAGCTCTGGTCCACATTCAGTTGCACCCTTGAAGCCTTTTGCACTGCCTTTGTTtcccattttatatttatggagttcctatacatataatatattcttataaAGCCCGTAAATAGTACAACATACTTGATACTCAACATGGTGATGGCTGACATAAAGCCTACTAGAATAACGCAATATTTTTAGCCGTTTTTGAAACGCTTgccgatacgtctttgccgttaactagccacagccgaagcctcccaccagccaaatctggaccaattaagaaaacctaaatcggcccagccggggacgaaaccaggaccttcgtcttttaaataaaatgtaattatttaaaaaataattaattaataagttaatGCAAGCCTACATACCTACTCAATCTAAATGACAGCTTTCCAGTAGGTAATAGTCTCTGAGCAAACTCGGACGAACAGACACGGGTGGAAATGGCGAAACTACAAGGGTTCCTTGTGAacaacggaaccctaaaagcgTTAAATCAGTGCTATACCAATGACAGTTACCTTGGTGTTGATACCATCAGGGTTTTTGAGGTTGCAGTCACTCTCTAGTACACCGAAAACCTTTACCCCTTGCTCTTCTAAATATATTGCGGTATAGCTCCCCACGTTTCCGTACCCTTGTATTATAGCAGTTTTGCCCTGAGAAAAAACACAGTAAAAACCAATgattatttcatacttttgATTTGTTGACTACACTAAGCACACatgcaattttgtgtttacttatataatttacgtatatatacctatagtcTTTACATTTCCTTGTAGACAATAtctaggtattatgtgtttaaataactttcattgtttaataaACGACtggaaatgaaattaagacaattatgtgcatttgtgatccgaacccacacccttcgaaatctgaggcagaggacatatccactgggctaatacGGCTATCGGGTGAGGTGAACAATAATTAAATgacgaaaaaataataatcccgCTGTCTAACTTTGTATCCAGGCTGGAGACCAATCAGATTCATGTAATGTTCGTCTTGGAGGAAAATGGTCGTGGTGAGAAAGACCCCACGGCCGGTCGCCTCCACTCGTCCGTGGATTCCGCCGCCGTTGATTGGTTTGCCTGTCACACAAGCTGCTGCGTTCAGATCCCTGTGCCCTATAGGTacaaatttatcattatcatcatcatcatcatcaccgtcaccgtcaccgtcacagtcactatcatcgtcatcgtcatcgtcaccgTCATAGTcaccgtcatcgtcatcgtcatcgtcatcaccatcaccatcaccacaccatcaccaccatcatcatgatcatgatcattatcatcattaccaccatcatcatcatcatgatcatgatcatcatcatcatcatcaccatcatcatcatcatcatcatcatcactatctgctggacataagcctaaCTGCTTGGACTTCTAAGAACATCGGTCGAACCGCCAGCAACCAGcgtctccctgcaacccacttgatatccGGTCCGCCTAGCGGGGAGTCGCCATTGtggcaccttgggaccccaacgtcaattAGCTTTTCAAACTAGGAGTAACAGAAACtaaaggaatactttttgggacagcctgtgtagcgtcgcagcagtgtggttcactcacacttttacgatatttatttaactacccgctaatgattgttcttGGTTTTTCTTCccttttgtttgtaaattatttttgtaataataaccagtgcacagtaaaaccaactgtggtttgtgttgcattatggttaggcttaattgaaatgtgttttttgtataataataaataaataaactatgtggcctgctcaaGTTACAAGTTTATGAAAGTTATCAACTGCccgtatcatcattatcagtctatttgatAGCCCGATACAAGGCCAGGCCTCCTTCCCTAAAGGATTTGGACCATAGACCCACCACGCCACTCCAATACGGAATGGCGGGCTTTGGATGATAATGTCAAATCCGTTAAATACCGCTAATGACTGCATCATCTGCagcaataaataatgaatgttatagATCACCTAatgtttttatgtaagtatCTTGTATCCAACACATCTCTCTTCCGGAGGTATTGACATCGGGCGCCGGCACGTCTATTCCCGCACCTAAAATGAAATTTACCTTTTAAAAAGACTGTAGACCTTATCACTTGACTCCACCACGTCTATAGCTTCTAGAAGGCTACTAGAATATTCAGACGAGACGAACTGTGTGTTGAGCCGGTAGGATCCGTACACTTTGTGgtgaaatgtttgtttttttaatcgatccaggtctggctgctgggaggcttcggccgtggctagttgccaccctgccggcaaagacataacgacaagcgatttagcgttccgatacgacgTCATGTAGAAACCCAAATGGGTGTGGACAAGTTaatccgctttcatcttagattgcatcacttaccattaggtgagattgaagCAGTGTTGCCAGACGTCCTGATTTTGGCGTcccgatttttaaataaaaatcagtttatttttttttcagaagaaGATTAACACTCAACCATAGAGTAAATCTGATTTATcatatgtttattaaaatacattttctatgGATATTTTTACGAACTATTTTCACGTGAACGTAATTTGAActcaaataaaaagttatacatatgtccaaaaacttttgattatatatacgATCTTTTTACGATTTCCCGCTTTCGACGAAAGAATCCCACTTTTTTTACTCAAAAAGTTCTTAAATCCCGACTTGCTAAAACAAATCTGGCCACgctagattgtagtcaagggctaactcgtaaagaataaaaaaataatgaaaatagtcTCTTTCGTTGCCTTGGGTtgagacgaaagagatgggactgaggaagctatcaaaatcaaaaacaaaaaacatttatttcaagtaggctcagtttacgagcacttttgacacgtcagttgactacctacttgtaaagattctaccaccggttcggaaggcagtttctgctgagaagaaaccgacaagaaactcaacagttgtttttttttttaa
This genomic interval from Bicyclus anynana chromosome Z, ilBicAnyn1.1, whole genome shotgun sequence contains the following:
- the LOC112043815 gene encoding glutamate dehydrogenase, mitochondrial; translated protein: MFNSINKTGHIFQRNLVAISNFVRYYEIPAHVQDVIKDPDPSFYRMVEYFYHFAVKVAEPSLEEYLRRHAHFSDKKRKQRVAGILKVMGSCNSSLQFEFPLLRKNGDYEIVHGYRSQHSVHRLPCKGGIRYSDAVDLEEVKALAALMTYKCACSNIPFGGAKGGVAINPKKYTAAELQRITRRYTLELAKKNYIGAGIDVPAPDVNTSGREMCWIQDTYIKTLGHRDLNAAACVTGKPINGGGIHGRVEATGRGVFLTTTIFLQDEHYMNLIGLQPGYKGKTAIIQGYGNVGSYTAIYLEEQGVKVFGVLESDCNLKNPDGINTKELHKYKMGNKGSAKGFKGATECGPELLYEECDILVAAAMEKMITQENAGKLNCKIIAEGANGPTTPAADVILREKKVLVLPDLLANAGGVCVSYFEFLKNLNHVSFGKLSIKFWRDSNTALLDSVEQSLKKANIDAKITPTPSFQSFMSGADEELIVNSGLEFSMENACRNVKRAAIQHKLGLDLRTAAYVTAIEKIFVTYDEHGLAL